The Magnolia sinica isolate HGM2019 unplaced genomic scaffold, MsV1 ctg213, whole genome shotgun sequence genome has a window encoding:
- the LOC131236097 gene encoding disease resistance RPP13-like protein 4 isoform X17 codes for MNEIKRVCYRNTCAKYSLVANSFAIFSSKFLFFPLSLHLVVLNSGFINVYDYILQEMADAVVSVLLDKLVSLLVSEGHQQLEFNDQFEETKKELQYMQKYLKEADRVRRKDRNEILKMVMSDLRELVYDAEDVIADCQILFQKKCQGRALNFTSYCSPTHLKTRHQLGKRLSKINKKIREVKDRMKSFLDATPRQTGKYEDGGNMPLTHPILMDEDEMVGLEDESVKIRNWILEANGPLTMIGIVGLGGIGKTTLAQKIYNSESAENSFKHSFFITVSQNFKFDELLKKILKKLKVEEKSLRGDDVRELLERLKSILDEKYLIVLDDVWGTDEGRWWDSLKSALPSVEGSCVIVTSRNEKVAQSMGATDKCIHRLQVLSDEDSWSLFSKVAFARNGGKCTNPDLEVLGKEIVKGCGGLPLAINVVGGMMLGKGDSIHEWKQISKHLKEELQISQKDETIISTLELSYEELPIHLKPCFLCLAMLPEDYELPVVYIVELWIGEGFVWGRNEKTAFEIGEECFAELFNRSLILGTDKDVFESRFIRCKMHDMVRDMVIKIAREESFFVSLESGGRIGFSVQSRHLGISENTTVESIRNSSTKLRTLVGMEMERNEIIASVKVVLCKVRWLRVLDLSLSNTKIDVVAKNWLSGIGSLQHLVFLRIENSALRRLPASIRNLHNLQILCLRDCPNLEMLPVSITTLEKLTDIVIFDCPSLECMPEGLGKLSNLERLFGFTPMNLGGKNGSDISDLKKLTRLRKLSMDIKSEKQIEGEWNVLSMLYHLQFLELDFEGSSIESEGVVKKIDSQFSAPLKSLRELHLWDYTGESTPAWLSPISLPNLQFLFIGGGRIKKMGPRFWDSENGVWKVEVLVLKYLKEMEEEWTRMRRAMPSLRLVKVQNCPKLRSFPLNDTFEDYRGNWSIWRKEEEKGMLLRAHSAPIVFEAALAALEEGEGAVEDEEEKEEDKFYSFPREEGTSIQEISSE; via the exons atgaatgaaataaagcGGGTTTGTTATAGGAATACTTGTGCAAAATACTCTCTTGTAGCCAATTCATTTGCAATATTTTCTAGCAAGTTTTTATTCTTTCCTCTTTCCCTTCACCTTGTAGTTTTGAATTCCGGTTTCATAAATGTATATGATTATATCTTACAGGAAATGGCAGATGCTGTTGTCAGTGTTCTCTTGGATAAATTGGTGTCATTACTTGTAAGCGAAGGTCATCAACAGCTTGAGTTTAATGACCAGTTTGAGGAAACAAAGAAGGAGCTTCAGTACATGCAGAAATATCTCAAGGAAGCTGATCGGGTGAGGAGAAAAGATAGGAACGAGATTCTCAAGATGGTAATGAGCGACTTAAGAGAGTTGGTATacgatgctgaggatgtaatagcAGATTGCCAGATTCTATTCCAGAAAAAATGTCAAGGCCGTGCACTCAATTTTACGAGTTATTGCTCTCCTACCCATTTGAAAACCCGTCATCAATTGGGAAAGCGGTtgagtaaaataaataaaaagataagagAAGTGAAGGACAGGATGAAGTCCTTCTTAGATGCAACTCCTCGCCAAACTGGTAAATATGAAGATGGTGGGAATATGCCACTGACCCACCCAATCCTAATGGATGAAGATGAAATGGTAGGATTAGAAGATGAGTCGGTGAAGATTAGAAATTGGATCTTAGAAGCTAATGGGCCATTAACAATGATTGGAATAGTTGGATTGGGGGGAATCGGTAAAACCACGCTTGCTCAGAAGATATATAACAGTGAGAGTGCCGAAAATTCTTTTAAGCACTCATTTTTTATTACTgtttctcaaaatttcaaattCGACGAATTGCTGAAAAAGATACTGAAGAAACTAAAGGTAGAAGAGAAATCGCTGAGGGGAGATGACGTCCGTGAGCTACTGGAAAGGCTTAAGAGCATTTTAGATGAGAAGTACTTGATAGTTTTGGATGATGTGTGGGGAACAGATGAAGGGAGGTGGTGGGATAGCTTGAAGTCCGCTTTGCCCTCAGTAGAGGGTAGCTGTGTTATTGTTACATCAAGGAATGAGAAGGTTGCTCAATCAATGGGGGCTACTGACAAGTGCATACATCGTCTGCAAGTTCTTTCGGATGAAGATAGTTGGTCCTTATTTAGCAAGGTAGCTTTTGCAAGAAATGGAGGTAAGTGCACAAATCCAGATTTGGAGGTATTGGGAAAGGAGATTGTTAAGGGATGTGGGGGGCTTCCTCTGGCAATCAACGTTGTGGGCGGAATGATGTTGGGGAAAGGTGATTCCATCCATGAATGGAAGCAAATATCAAAGCACCTAAAGGAGGAGTTGCAAATCAGTCAGAAAGATGAGACGATCATTTCGACACTAGAGTTAAGCTACGAAGAGCTCCCAATACACTTAAAACCTTGCTTCTTGTGTCTTGCCATGCTTCCTGAAGATTATGAATTACCAGTTGTGTACATTGTTGAATTGTGGATTGGTGAAGGTTTTGTTTGGGGAAGAAATGAGAAAACGGCATTTGAGATCGGAGAAGAATGCTTTGCAGAATTATTTAATCGATCTTTGATACTTGGAACGGATAAAGATGTCTTTGAAAGTCGCTTCATTCGTTGCAAAATGCATGATATGGTTCGAGATATGGTGATAAAAATTGCAAGAGAAGAGAGCTTTTTTGTGAGCTTGGAGAGTGGAGGTAGGATCGGATTCAGTGTGCAGTCTCGCCACCTGGGAATTTCAGAGAACACAACAGTGGAGAGCATCCGAAACAGTTCTACCAAGCTGAGGACATTGGTTGGAATGGAAATGGAGAGGAATGAGATCATTGCAAGTGTAAAAGTAGTACTCTGCAAAGTAAGGTGGTTGAGGGTGTTAGATCTTTCATTGTCAAACACGAAAATTGATGTTGTGGCCAAGAATTGGTTGAGTGGGATAGGGTCATTACAGCACCTCGTTTTTCTTAGAATAGAGAATTCTGCGTTAAGAAGGCTCCCCGCTTCAATCAGAAATCTTCATAATCTTCAGATTCTATGTTTAAGAGACTGCCCGAATTTGGAAATGCTTCCCGTGTCAATCACAACATTGGAGAAGCTGACAGATATCGTAATCTTTGATTGTCCCTCTTTAGAATGCATGCCGGAAGGGCTTGGAAAGCTTTCAAATCTTGAAAGGTTATTTGGGTTTACACCAATGAATTTGGGTGGTAAAAATGGATCTGATATTTCGGATCTGAAGAAGTTGACAAGACTCAGAAAACTTTCGATGGACATAAAGTCAGAGAAACAAATAGAAGGGGAATGGAATGTGTTATCAATGCTCTATCATCTGCAATTTCTAGAACTAGACTTTGAGGGCAGTTCTATTGAAAGTGAAGGAGTTGTAAAGAAGATTGACAGTCAGTTTTCTGCTCCTTTAAAATCCCTTAGAGAGTTGCATCTTTGGGACTACACAGGAGAAAGCACACCTGCGTGGCTCAGTCCTATTTCCCTTCCCAATCTTCAGTTTCTTTTCATTGGTGGGGGAAGGATTAAGAAGATGGGTCCCAGATTTTGGGACAGTGAGAATGGGGTATGGAAAGTGGAGGTGTTGGTGCTAAAATACTTGAAAGAGATGGAAGAAGAGTGGACGAGGATGCGAAGGGCAATGCCGTCTTTAAGACTCGTGAAGGTTCAAAATTGTCCGAAGCTCAGGTCATTCCCATTGAATGACACGTTTGAAGATTATCGTGGAAATTGGAGCATatggaggaaagaagaagaaaaag GTATGCTATTACGTGCACATAGTGCTCCCATTGTCTTTGAAGCTGCGCTTGCCGCCCTAGAAGAAGGTGAAg
- the LOC131236097 gene encoding disease resistance RPP13-like protein 4 isoform X6, which yields MNEIKRVCYRNTCAKYSLVANSFAIFSSKFLFFPLSLHLVVLNSGFINVYDYILQEMADAVVSVLLDKLVSLLVSEGHQQLEFNDQFEETKKELQYMQKYLKEADRVRRKDRNEILKMVMSDLRELVYDAEDVIADCQILFQKKCQGRALNFTSYCSPTHLKTRHQLGKRLSKINKKIREVKDRMKSFLDATPRQTGKYEDGGNMPLTHPILMDEDEMVGLEDESVKIRNWILEANGPLTMIGIVGLGGIGKTTLAQKIYNSESAENSFKHSFFITVSQNFKFDELLKKILKKLKVEEKSLRGDDVRELLERLKSILDEKYLIVLDDVWGTDEGRWWDSLKSALPSVEGSCVIVTSRNEKVAQSMGATDKCIHRLQVLSDEDSWSLFSKVAFARNGGKCTNPDLEVLGKEIVKGCGGLPLAINVVGGMMLGKGDSIHEWKQISKHLKEELQISQKDETIISTLELSYEELPIHLKPCFLCLAMLPEDYELPVVYIVELWIGEGFVWGRNEKTAFEIGEECFAELFNRSLILGTDKDVFESRFIRCKMHDMVRDMVIKIAREESFFVSLESGGRIGFSVQSRHLGISENTTVESIRNSSTKLRTLVGMEMERNEIIASVKVVLCKVRWLRVLDLSLSNTKIDVVAKNWLSGIGSLQHLVFLRIENSALRRLPASIRNLHNLQILCLRDCPNLEMLPVSITTLEKLTDIVIFDCPSLECMPEGLGKLSNLERLFGFTPMNLGGKNGSDISDLKKLTRLRKLSMDIKSEKQIEGEWNVLSMLYHLQFLELDFEGSSIESEGVVKKIDSQFSAPLKSLRELHLWDYTGESTPAWLSPISLPNLQFLFIGGGRIKKMGPRFWDSENGVWKVEVLVLKYLKEMEEEWTRMRRAMPSLRLVKVQNCPKLRSFPLNDTFEDYRGNWSIWRKEEEKGMLLRAHSAPIVFEAALAALEEGEGFRISRAHSALIFYEVPSTTEEEKEATGAVEDEEEKEEDKFYSFPREEGTSIQEISSE from the exons atgaatgaaataaagcGGGTTTGTTATAGGAATACTTGTGCAAAATACTCTCTTGTAGCCAATTCATTTGCAATATTTTCTAGCAAGTTTTTATTCTTTCCTCTTTCCCTTCACCTTGTAGTTTTGAATTCCGGTTTCATAAATGTATATGATTATATCTTACAGGAAATGGCAGATGCTGTTGTCAGTGTTCTCTTGGATAAATTGGTGTCATTACTTGTAAGCGAAGGTCATCAACAGCTTGAGTTTAATGACCAGTTTGAGGAAACAAAGAAGGAGCTTCAGTACATGCAGAAATATCTCAAGGAAGCTGATCGGGTGAGGAGAAAAGATAGGAACGAGATTCTCAAGATGGTAATGAGCGACTTAAGAGAGTTGGTATacgatgctgaggatgtaatagcAGATTGCCAGATTCTATTCCAGAAAAAATGTCAAGGCCGTGCACTCAATTTTACGAGTTATTGCTCTCCTACCCATTTGAAAACCCGTCATCAATTGGGAAAGCGGTtgagtaaaataaataaaaagataagagAAGTGAAGGACAGGATGAAGTCCTTCTTAGATGCAACTCCTCGCCAAACTGGTAAATATGAAGATGGTGGGAATATGCCACTGACCCACCCAATCCTAATGGATGAAGATGAAATGGTAGGATTAGAAGATGAGTCGGTGAAGATTAGAAATTGGATCTTAGAAGCTAATGGGCCATTAACAATGATTGGAATAGTTGGATTGGGGGGAATCGGTAAAACCACGCTTGCTCAGAAGATATATAACAGTGAGAGTGCCGAAAATTCTTTTAAGCACTCATTTTTTATTACTgtttctcaaaatttcaaattCGACGAATTGCTGAAAAAGATACTGAAGAAACTAAAGGTAGAAGAGAAATCGCTGAGGGGAGATGACGTCCGTGAGCTACTGGAAAGGCTTAAGAGCATTTTAGATGAGAAGTACTTGATAGTTTTGGATGATGTGTGGGGAACAGATGAAGGGAGGTGGTGGGATAGCTTGAAGTCCGCTTTGCCCTCAGTAGAGGGTAGCTGTGTTATTGTTACATCAAGGAATGAGAAGGTTGCTCAATCAATGGGGGCTACTGACAAGTGCATACATCGTCTGCAAGTTCTTTCGGATGAAGATAGTTGGTCCTTATTTAGCAAGGTAGCTTTTGCAAGAAATGGAGGTAAGTGCACAAATCCAGATTTGGAGGTATTGGGAAAGGAGATTGTTAAGGGATGTGGGGGGCTTCCTCTGGCAATCAACGTTGTGGGCGGAATGATGTTGGGGAAAGGTGATTCCATCCATGAATGGAAGCAAATATCAAAGCACCTAAAGGAGGAGTTGCAAATCAGTCAGAAAGATGAGACGATCATTTCGACACTAGAGTTAAGCTACGAAGAGCTCCCAATACACTTAAAACCTTGCTTCTTGTGTCTTGCCATGCTTCCTGAAGATTATGAATTACCAGTTGTGTACATTGTTGAATTGTGGATTGGTGAAGGTTTTGTTTGGGGAAGAAATGAGAAAACGGCATTTGAGATCGGAGAAGAATGCTTTGCAGAATTATTTAATCGATCTTTGATACTTGGAACGGATAAAGATGTCTTTGAAAGTCGCTTCATTCGTTGCAAAATGCATGATATGGTTCGAGATATGGTGATAAAAATTGCAAGAGAAGAGAGCTTTTTTGTGAGCTTGGAGAGTGGAGGTAGGATCGGATTCAGTGTGCAGTCTCGCCACCTGGGAATTTCAGAGAACACAACAGTGGAGAGCATCCGAAACAGTTCTACCAAGCTGAGGACATTGGTTGGAATGGAAATGGAGAGGAATGAGATCATTGCAAGTGTAAAAGTAGTACTCTGCAAAGTAAGGTGGTTGAGGGTGTTAGATCTTTCATTGTCAAACACGAAAATTGATGTTGTGGCCAAGAATTGGTTGAGTGGGATAGGGTCATTACAGCACCTCGTTTTTCTTAGAATAGAGAATTCTGCGTTAAGAAGGCTCCCCGCTTCAATCAGAAATCTTCATAATCTTCAGATTCTATGTTTAAGAGACTGCCCGAATTTGGAAATGCTTCCCGTGTCAATCACAACATTGGAGAAGCTGACAGATATCGTAATCTTTGATTGTCCCTCTTTAGAATGCATGCCGGAAGGGCTTGGAAAGCTTTCAAATCTTGAAAGGTTATTTGGGTTTACACCAATGAATTTGGGTGGTAAAAATGGATCTGATATTTCGGATCTGAAGAAGTTGACAAGACTCAGAAAACTTTCGATGGACATAAAGTCAGAGAAACAAATAGAAGGGGAATGGAATGTGTTATCAATGCTCTATCATCTGCAATTTCTAGAACTAGACTTTGAGGGCAGTTCTATTGAAAGTGAAGGAGTTGTAAAGAAGATTGACAGTCAGTTTTCTGCTCCTTTAAAATCCCTTAGAGAGTTGCATCTTTGGGACTACACAGGAGAAAGCACACCTGCGTGGCTCAGTCCTATTTCCCTTCCCAATCTTCAGTTTCTTTTCATTGGTGGGGGAAGGATTAAGAAGATGGGTCCCAGATTTTGGGACAGTGAGAATGGGGTATGGAAAGTGGAGGTGTTGGTGCTAAAATACTTGAAAGAGATGGAAGAAGAGTGGACGAGGATGCGAAGGGCAATGCCGTCTTTAAGACTCGTGAAGGTTCAAAATTGTCCGAAGCTCAGGTCATTCCCATTGAATGACACGTTTGAAGATTATCGTGGAAATTGGAGCATatggaggaaagaagaagaaaaag GTATGCTATTACGTGCACATAGTGCTCCCATTGTCTTTGAAGCTGCGCTTGCCGCCCTAGAAGAAGGTGAAg
- the LOC131236097 gene encoding disease resistance RPP13-like protein 4 isoform X3 yields MNEIKRVCYRNTCAKYSLVANSFAIFSSKFLFFPLSLHLVVLNSGFINVYDYILQEMADAVVSVLLDKLVSLLVSEGHQQLEFNDQFEETKKELQYMQKYLKEADRVRRKDRNEILKMVMSDLRELVYDAEDVIADCQILFQKKCQGRALNFTSYCSPTHLKTRHQLGKRLSKINKKIREVKDRMKSFLDATPRQTGKYEDGGNMPLTHPILMDEDEMVGLEDESVKIRNWILEANGPLTMIGIVGLGGIGKTTLAQKIYNSESAENSFKHSFFITVSQNFKFDELLKKILKKLKVEEKSLRGDDVRELLERLKSILDEKYLIVLDDVWGTDEGRWWDSLKSALPSVEGSCVIVTSRNEKVAQSMGATDKCIHRLQVLSDEDSWSLFSKVAFARNGGKCTNPDLEVLGKEIVKGCGGLPLAINVVGGMMLGKGDSIHEWKQISKHLKEELQISQKDETIISTLELSYEELPIHLKPCFLCLAMLPEDYELPVVYIVELWIGEGFVWGRNEKTAFEIGEECFAELFNRSLILGTDKDVFESRFIRCKMHDMVRDMVIKIAREESFFVSLESGGRIGFSVQSRHLGISENTTVESIRNSSTKLRTLVGMEMERNEIIASVKVVLCKVRWLRVLDLSLSNTKIDVVAKNWLSGIGSLQHLVFLRIENSALRRLPASIRNLHNLQILCLRDCPNLEMLPVSITTLEKLTDIVIFDCPSLECMPEGLGKLSNLERLFGFTPMNLGGKNGSDISDLKKLTRLRKLSMDIKSEKQIEGEWNVLSMLYHLQFLELDFEGSSIESEGVVKKIDSQFSAPLKSLRELHLWDYTGESTPAWLSPISLPNLQFLFIGGGRIKKMGPRFWDSENGVWKVEVLVLKYLKEMEEEWTRMRRAMPSLRLVKVQNCPKLRSFPLNDTFEDYRGNWSIWRKEEEKGMLLRAHSAPIVFEAALAALEEGEGGFRISRAHSALIFYEVPSTTEEEKEATGAVEDEEEKEEDKFYSFPREEGTSIQEISSE; encoded by the exons atgaatgaaataaagcGGGTTTGTTATAGGAATACTTGTGCAAAATACTCTCTTGTAGCCAATTCATTTGCAATATTTTCTAGCAAGTTTTTATTCTTTCCTCTTTCCCTTCACCTTGTAGTTTTGAATTCCGGTTTCATAAATGTATATGATTATATCTTACAGGAAATGGCAGATGCTGTTGTCAGTGTTCTCTTGGATAAATTGGTGTCATTACTTGTAAGCGAAGGTCATCAACAGCTTGAGTTTAATGACCAGTTTGAGGAAACAAAGAAGGAGCTTCAGTACATGCAGAAATATCTCAAGGAAGCTGATCGGGTGAGGAGAAAAGATAGGAACGAGATTCTCAAGATGGTAATGAGCGACTTAAGAGAGTTGGTATacgatgctgaggatgtaatagcAGATTGCCAGATTCTATTCCAGAAAAAATGTCAAGGCCGTGCACTCAATTTTACGAGTTATTGCTCTCCTACCCATTTGAAAACCCGTCATCAATTGGGAAAGCGGTtgagtaaaataaataaaaagataagagAAGTGAAGGACAGGATGAAGTCCTTCTTAGATGCAACTCCTCGCCAAACTGGTAAATATGAAGATGGTGGGAATATGCCACTGACCCACCCAATCCTAATGGATGAAGATGAAATGGTAGGATTAGAAGATGAGTCGGTGAAGATTAGAAATTGGATCTTAGAAGCTAATGGGCCATTAACAATGATTGGAATAGTTGGATTGGGGGGAATCGGTAAAACCACGCTTGCTCAGAAGATATATAACAGTGAGAGTGCCGAAAATTCTTTTAAGCACTCATTTTTTATTACTgtttctcaaaatttcaaattCGACGAATTGCTGAAAAAGATACTGAAGAAACTAAAGGTAGAAGAGAAATCGCTGAGGGGAGATGACGTCCGTGAGCTACTGGAAAGGCTTAAGAGCATTTTAGATGAGAAGTACTTGATAGTTTTGGATGATGTGTGGGGAACAGATGAAGGGAGGTGGTGGGATAGCTTGAAGTCCGCTTTGCCCTCAGTAGAGGGTAGCTGTGTTATTGTTACATCAAGGAATGAGAAGGTTGCTCAATCAATGGGGGCTACTGACAAGTGCATACATCGTCTGCAAGTTCTTTCGGATGAAGATAGTTGGTCCTTATTTAGCAAGGTAGCTTTTGCAAGAAATGGAGGTAAGTGCACAAATCCAGATTTGGAGGTATTGGGAAAGGAGATTGTTAAGGGATGTGGGGGGCTTCCTCTGGCAATCAACGTTGTGGGCGGAATGATGTTGGGGAAAGGTGATTCCATCCATGAATGGAAGCAAATATCAAAGCACCTAAAGGAGGAGTTGCAAATCAGTCAGAAAGATGAGACGATCATTTCGACACTAGAGTTAAGCTACGAAGAGCTCCCAATACACTTAAAACCTTGCTTCTTGTGTCTTGCCATGCTTCCTGAAGATTATGAATTACCAGTTGTGTACATTGTTGAATTGTGGATTGGTGAAGGTTTTGTTTGGGGAAGAAATGAGAAAACGGCATTTGAGATCGGAGAAGAATGCTTTGCAGAATTATTTAATCGATCTTTGATACTTGGAACGGATAAAGATGTCTTTGAAAGTCGCTTCATTCGTTGCAAAATGCATGATATGGTTCGAGATATGGTGATAAAAATTGCAAGAGAAGAGAGCTTTTTTGTGAGCTTGGAGAGTGGAGGTAGGATCGGATTCAGTGTGCAGTCTCGCCACCTGGGAATTTCAGAGAACACAACAGTGGAGAGCATCCGAAACAGTTCTACCAAGCTGAGGACATTGGTTGGAATGGAAATGGAGAGGAATGAGATCATTGCAAGTGTAAAAGTAGTACTCTGCAAAGTAAGGTGGTTGAGGGTGTTAGATCTTTCATTGTCAAACACGAAAATTGATGTTGTGGCCAAGAATTGGTTGAGTGGGATAGGGTCATTACAGCACCTCGTTTTTCTTAGAATAGAGAATTCTGCGTTAAGAAGGCTCCCCGCTTCAATCAGAAATCTTCATAATCTTCAGATTCTATGTTTAAGAGACTGCCCGAATTTGGAAATGCTTCCCGTGTCAATCACAACATTGGAGAAGCTGACAGATATCGTAATCTTTGATTGTCCCTCTTTAGAATGCATGCCGGAAGGGCTTGGAAAGCTTTCAAATCTTGAAAGGTTATTTGGGTTTACACCAATGAATTTGGGTGGTAAAAATGGATCTGATATTTCGGATCTGAAGAAGTTGACAAGACTCAGAAAACTTTCGATGGACATAAAGTCAGAGAAACAAATAGAAGGGGAATGGAATGTGTTATCAATGCTCTATCATCTGCAATTTCTAGAACTAGACTTTGAGGGCAGTTCTATTGAAAGTGAAGGAGTTGTAAAGAAGATTGACAGTCAGTTTTCTGCTCCTTTAAAATCCCTTAGAGAGTTGCATCTTTGGGACTACACAGGAGAAAGCACACCTGCGTGGCTCAGTCCTATTTCCCTTCCCAATCTTCAGTTTCTTTTCATTGGTGGGGGAAGGATTAAGAAGATGGGTCCCAGATTTTGGGACAGTGAGAATGGGGTATGGAAAGTGGAGGTGTTGGTGCTAAAATACTTGAAAGAGATGGAAGAAGAGTGGACGAGGATGCGAAGGGCAATGCCGTCTTTAAGACTCGTGAAGGTTCAAAATTGTCCGAAGCTCAGGTCATTCCCATTGAATGACACGTTTGAAGATTATCGTGGAAATTGGAGCATatggaggaaagaagaagaaaaag GTATGCTATTACGTGCACATAGTGCTCCCATTGTCTTTGAAGCTGCGCTTGCCGCCCTAGAAGAAGGTGAAg